From Salvia splendens isolate huo1 chromosome 3, SspV2, whole genome shotgun sequence, a single genomic window includes:
- the LOC121796620 gene encoding transcription repressor OFP14-like yields the protein FSGLKKKKMPKANQIPKSLQECLSKLKISNKQFPQRRRQILPGGAGGKEKEDDSVTLSDIDKFLFENFRSLYREEYEEGISRKTAFLHESPRLHEPPPPENLCGSARFFVECGSASSRITDEPFSSVSSSSTAAADGALAPEDFIALMTYSPDPYDDFRRSMQEMVEVRMEHNRNVDWKFLEELLFCYLDLNNKKSYRFILRAFVDVIVLLREKSGKSPANKPLLSGGGRGGKM from the coding sequence ttttcagggttaaagaagaaaaagatgCCAAAGGCAAATCAAATCCCTAAATCGCTGCAAGAGTGCctctcaaaactcaaaatctcaaaCAAACAGTTTCCACAGCGCCGGCGGCAAATACTTCCTGGTGGCGCCGGCGGCAAGGAGAAGGAAGACGACAGCGTAACGCTCTCTGATATCGACAAATTCCTATTCGAGAATTTCCGATCGCTCTACCGAGAGGAGTACGAAGAAGGAATCTCGAGGAAAACCGCGTTTCTGCACGAATCGCCGCGGCTGCAcgagccgccgccgccggagaACCTCTGCGGATCGGCGCGGTTCTTCGTCGAGTGCGGGTCGGCGAGCTCGCGGATCACGGATGAGCCATTCTCGTCTGTCTCTTCCTCGTCGACGGCGGCGGCTGACGGTGCGTTGGCGCCGGAGGATTTCATCGCGCTGATGACTTATTCGCCGGATCCGTACGATGATTTCCGGCGGTCGATGCAGGAGATGGTGGAGGTGAGGATGGAGCATAATCGGAATGTGGATTGGAAGTTTCTGGAAGAGCTGTTGTTTTGTTATTTGGATCTGAACAATAAGAAGTCTTATCGGTTTATTCTGCGAGCTTTCGTCGATGTGATCGTGCTTTTGCGAGAGAAATCCGGCAAATCGCCGGCAAATAAGCCGTTGCTGAGCGGCGGAGGTCGGGGAGGGAAGATGTGA